The Catellatospora citrea DNA segment GTCATGGGCCTGGGGCTGTACCGGACCGCCTTCACGTTCGGCAAGTTCGGCTACGCCTCCGCGATGGGCGTGGCGATCTTCTTCCTCACCCTGTCCATCGCCGTGCTGCTGCTGCGGGTCACCAAGCGGGAAAGGGTGGAGCTGGCATGAGGACCAAGCACGCCTTCCTCACCCTGTGGGCCGCGCTGGTCACGCTGCCGCTGCTGTGGGCGCTGATGTCGTCGTTCAAGACCGACGCCGAGATCTTCGACAGCCCGTGGACGCCGCCGGCGACGCCGCGCTTCGACAACTGGTCGCGGGCCTGGGAACAGGCCTCGATCGGGCAGTACCTGCTCAACACGCTGATCGTGGTGGGCGGCGCGCTGGCGCTGACCATGCTGCTCGGCGCGCTGACCGCATACTGCCTGGCCCGTTACGAGTTCCCGGGCAACCGGTTCCTGTACTACACGCTGATCGCGGGGATGCTGTTCCCGGTGTTCCTGGCCCTGGTGCCGCTGTTCTTCGTGGTCGACAACCTGGGCATGCTCGGCACGTACCACGGGCTGATCCTCGTGTACGCCGCATACGCCCTGCCGTTCACCGTGTTCTTCCTGCACGGGTTCTTCCGCTCGCTGCCCGGCGCGGTCGCCGAGGCCGCGTTCATCGACGGCGCCTCGCACGCCGGGGTGTTCTTCCGGGTCATGCTGCCCATGGCCCGGCCCGGGATGGTCAGCGTCGGCATCTTCAACTTCCTCGGCCTGTGGAACCAGTACCTGCTACCGAAGGTGCTCAACCCGGACCCGGACCACTACGTGCTCGCCCAGGGTCTCGCCGAGCTCGCGGTGAGCCAGGGCTACCGCAGCGACTGGAGCGGCCTGTTCGCCGGGCTGATCATCGCGATCCTGCCGGTCCTGCTCGCGTACGTCTTCTTCCAACGGCAGATCCGCGCCGGGCTGACCTCCGGCGCGCTCAAGTAACACCCACAGACCGCACGGACGAGCGTCTACGCCGAACTCGGGGAGAGCGCGCTCTTCGGCGTGCCCGACCGTGCCCGCAAGAAGGCACCTCCCACGGACCACGGGGGCAGATGGACCCCGGCG contains these protein-coding regions:
- a CDS encoding carbohydrate ABC transporter permease yields the protein MRTKHAFLTLWAALVTLPLLWALMSSFKTDAEIFDSPWTPPATPRFDNWSRAWEQASIGQYLLNTLIVVGGALALTMLLGALTAYCLARYEFPGNRFLYYTLIAGMLFPVFLALVPLFFVVDNLGMLGTYHGLILVYAAYALPFTVFFLHGFFRSLPGAVAEAAFIDGASHAGVFFRVMLPMARPGMVSVGIFNFLGLWNQYLLPKVLNPDPDHYVLAQGLAELAVSQGYRSDWSGLFAGLIIAILPVLLAYVFFQRQIRAGLTSGALK